In a genomic window of Littorina saxatilis isolate snail1 linkage group LG6, US_GU_Lsax_2.0, whole genome shotgun sequence:
- the LOC138968713 gene encoding serine/threonine-protein phosphatase 6 regulatory ankyrin repeat subunit C-like isoform X1: MRVTSLDKTPRRVGGLEPHSVKKFENEKVRKSCVKREAIADKTVMGQSLEKVCELEAAIKQGPDALPVVTALLKAGVSASAAHGPRSVLYFAIEHDCTSAAELLLDHGADVRKGYYTETPLHCAASRGNVSIVSKLLERGAQVNTKNHNHCTPLWQAASEGHYDVVHLLLQQPDVDVDCPCGDTFLKRSFQSSPLGEAVLQQHVNISQELLRKGADANLSDIKGHTPLHHASSAGNQELVRLLVQHGCSLDCVDKRGYTPLHTAVSHGHLSAVKTLLAAGCDANIPCSGRNDFTALHFAAVRGFANIAAALCSVDSVQIDIRGRTSETPLVVAYCCLQGLSELTIGTANQPSNVEEEEGNATVYGVAGCGIGPLFQEVCVTRGDQNQERNLWHRGCTSPGDHRSPGDHVDENMTSQEVAGVGCSNQANCTHCVDQASKPSKGDGSPSSSDLNSAVGLVWSMFRSLFPEERTPHLDILHILISRGADLCVKTEFGETLTVHAVNRVRLQPLLILMCHGATIDKEFLSKCLSNDADFVHTKWKRQLIEPVVLALAWSSVRCHRFFSSFAIRSPTHALVTDLPLSVKEELDQPLSLTRLCRSAVRHVLTRRTTRSIAPLVDKLPLPYSVKQFLMLSDVLQTLAASRGSGIF; encoded by the exons ATGCGAGTGACTTCCCTTGACAAGACCCCACGAAGAGTCGGTGGTCTGGAACCACATTCAGTGAAGAAGTTTGAGAATGAGAAAGTGAGAAAGAGCTGTGTCAAAAGAGAAGCGATAGCTGACAAG ACAGTGATGGGACAGTCTCTGGAAAAAGTATGTGAGCTTGAAGCGGCCATAAAACAAGGGCCCGATGCTCTCCCTGTAGTCACAGCATTGCTGAAAGCAGGAGTGTCG GCAAGTGCTGCACATGGACCGAGATCTGTTCTCTACTTCGCCATAGAGCACGACTGCACCTCAGCGGCAGAATTGTTACTGGACCATGGAGCTGATGTCAGGAAGGGATATTATACTG AAACCCCTCTGCACTGTGCGGCTTCACGCGGGAATGTCAGCATCGTTTCCAAGCTGCTGGAACGAGGGGCCCAGGTGAACACCAAGAACCACAACCACTGCACACCTCTGTGGCAAGCCGCCAGCGAAGGACATTACGACGTGGTGCACCTGTTGCTACAGCAACCAGACGTGGATGTTGACTGCCCTTGCGGTGACACTTTTTTGAAACG CAGTTTCCAGTCTTCTCCCTTGGGTGAGGCAGTGTTGCAACAACACGTCAACATCTCTCAGGAACTGTTAAGGAAAGGTGCTGATGCCAATCTTTCTGATATCAAAGG ACACACACCACTGCATCATGCAAGTTCTGCTGGGAACCAGGAGTTAGTGAGACTGCTCGTGCAGCACGGCTGTTCCCTGGACTGTGTAGACAAGAGGGGATATACTCCATTGCACACTGCCGTTAGCCACGGCCACCTGTCCGCTGTGAAGACATTACTTGCGGCAG GGTGTGACGCCAACATCCCGTGTTCTGGTCGCAATGACTTCACAGCCCTCCATTTTGCTGCCGTCAGAGGTTTCGCTAATATTGCTGCCGCTCTGTGCTCGGTGGACAGTGTCCAGATTGACATTAGAGGCAGAACGTCAGAGACACCTCTGGTTGTAGCATATTGTTGCCTACAAGGCTTGAGCGAACTGACGATAGGTACTGCAAATCAACCGTCGAacgttgaagaagaagaaggtaatgCAACTGTGTATGGTGTTGCTGGATGTGGGATTGGGCCTCTGTTCCAAGAAGTGTGTGTGACACGGGGGGATCAGAACCAGGAACGCAACCTCTGGCATAGAGGTTGTACAAGTCCAGGTGATCATAGAAGTCCAGGTGACCATGTCGATGAGAATATGACAAGTCAGGAAGTGGCTGGTGTTGGATGCAGTAATCAGGCCaactgtacacattgtgtgGACCAGGCGAGCAAGCCCTCTAAGGGTGACGGTTCTCCGAGCAGCTCAGATTTGAACAGCGCTGTGGGTTTGGTGTGGTCCATGTTTCGTTCCTTGTTTCCCGAGGAGCGGACGCCTCATCTTGACATCCTTCACATCCTCATCAGCAGAGGGGCTGACTTGTGTGTGAAGACTGAGTTTGGCGAGACTCTCACCGTTCATGCTGTGAACAGAGTTCGACTACAGCCCCTACTTATACTGATGTGCCACGGAGCTACCATCGACAAAGAGTTCCTCTCAAAGTGCCTGTCAAATGACGCGGATTTTGTGCATACAAAGTGGAAGCGCCAGTTAATAGAACCTGTGGTTCTGGCTCTGGCTTGGAGCTCCGTCAGATGTCATCGTTTCTTCAGCTCCTTTGCTATCAGGTCACCAACACATGCCTTGGTCACCGACCTCCCTCTGTCAGTGAAGGAGGAACTGGACCAGCCTCTGTCTCTGACACGGCTTTGTCGCAGTGCGGTGCGACACGTTCTCACTCGGAGAACAACTCGCTCCATTGCTCCTCTGGTTGATAAGCTGCCCTTGCCCTACTCCGTGAAGCAGTTTCTTATGCTGTCAGATGTCCTGCAGACACTTGCTGCCAGTAGGGGCTCTGGGATTTTTTAA
- the LOC138968713 gene encoding serine/threonine-protein phosphatase 6 regulatory ankyrin repeat subunit C-like isoform X2 has protein sequence MRVTSLDKTPRRVGGLEPHSVKKFENEKTVMGQSLEKVCELEAAIKQGPDALPVVTALLKAGVSASAAHGPRSVLYFAIEHDCTSAAELLLDHGADVRKGYYTETPLHCAASRGNVSIVSKLLERGAQVNTKNHNHCTPLWQAASEGHYDVVHLLLQQPDVDVDCPCGDTFLKRSFQSSPLGEAVLQQHVNISQELLRKGADANLSDIKGHTPLHHASSAGNQELVRLLVQHGCSLDCVDKRGYTPLHTAVSHGHLSAVKTLLAAGCDANIPCSGRNDFTALHFAAVRGFANIAAALCSVDSVQIDIRGRTSETPLVVAYCCLQGLSELTIGTANQPSNVEEEEGNATVYGVAGCGIGPLFQEVCVTRGDQNQERNLWHRGCTSPGDHRSPGDHVDENMTSQEVAGVGCSNQANCTHCVDQASKPSKGDGSPSSSDLNSAVGLVWSMFRSLFPEERTPHLDILHILISRGADLCVKTEFGETLTVHAVNRVRLQPLLILMCHGATIDKEFLSKCLSNDADFVHTKWKRQLIEPVVLALAWSSVRCHRFFSSFAIRSPTHALVTDLPLSVKEELDQPLSLTRLCRSAVRHVLTRRTTRSIAPLVDKLPLPYSVKQFLMLSDVLQTLAASRGSGIF, from the exons ATGCGAGTGACTTCCCTTGACAAGACCCCACGAAGAGTCGGTGGTCTGGAACCACATTCAGTGAAGAAGTTTGAGAATGAGAAA ACAGTGATGGGACAGTCTCTGGAAAAAGTATGTGAGCTTGAAGCGGCCATAAAACAAGGGCCCGATGCTCTCCCTGTAGTCACAGCATTGCTGAAAGCAGGAGTGTCG GCAAGTGCTGCACATGGACCGAGATCTGTTCTCTACTTCGCCATAGAGCACGACTGCACCTCAGCGGCAGAATTGTTACTGGACCATGGAGCTGATGTCAGGAAGGGATATTATACTG AAACCCCTCTGCACTGTGCGGCTTCACGCGGGAATGTCAGCATCGTTTCCAAGCTGCTGGAACGAGGGGCCCAGGTGAACACCAAGAACCACAACCACTGCACACCTCTGTGGCAAGCCGCCAGCGAAGGACATTACGACGTGGTGCACCTGTTGCTACAGCAACCAGACGTGGATGTTGACTGCCCTTGCGGTGACACTTTTTTGAAACG CAGTTTCCAGTCTTCTCCCTTGGGTGAGGCAGTGTTGCAACAACACGTCAACATCTCTCAGGAACTGTTAAGGAAAGGTGCTGATGCCAATCTTTCTGATATCAAAGG ACACACACCACTGCATCATGCAAGTTCTGCTGGGAACCAGGAGTTAGTGAGACTGCTCGTGCAGCACGGCTGTTCCCTGGACTGTGTAGACAAGAGGGGATATACTCCATTGCACACTGCCGTTAGCCACGGCCACCTGTCCGCTGTGAAGACATTACTTGCGGCAG GGTGTGACGCCAACATCCCGTGTTCTGGTCGCAATGACTTCACAGCCCTCCATTTTGCTGCCGTCAGAGGTTTCGCTAATATTGCTGCCGCTCTGTGCTCGGTGGACAGTGTCCAGATTGACATTAGAGGCAGAACGTCAGAGACACCTCTGGTTGTAGCATATTGTTGCCTACAAGGCTTGAGCGAACTGACGATAGGTACTGCAAATCAACCGTCGAacgttgaagaagaagaaggtaatgCAACTGTGTATGGTGTTGCTGGATGTGGGATTGGGCCTCTGTTCCAAGAAGTGTGTGTGACACGGGGGGATCAGAACCAGGAACGCAACCTCTGGCATAGAGGTTGTACAAGTCCAGGTGATCATAGAAGTCCAGGTGACCATGTCGATGAGAATATGACAAGTCAGGAAGTGGCTGGTGTTGGATGCAGTAATCAGGCCaactgtacacattgtgtgGACCAGGCGAGCAAGCCCTCTAAGGGTGACGGTTCTCCGAGCAGCTCAGATTTGAACAGCGCTGTGGGTTTGGTGTGGTCCATGTTTCGTTCCTTGTTTCCCGAGGAGCGGACGCCTCATCTTGACATCCTTCACATCCTCATCAGCAGAGGGGCTGACTTGTGTGTGAAGACTGAGTTTGGCGAGACTCTCACCGTTCATGCTGTGAACAGAGTTCGACTACAGCCCCTACTTATACTGATGTGCCACGGAGCTACCATCGACAAAGAGTTCCTCTCAAAGTGCCTGTCAAATGACGCGGATTTTGTGCATACAAAGTGGAAGCGCCAGTTAATAGAACCTGTGGTTCTGGCTCTGGCTTGGAGCTCCGTCAGATGTCATCGTTTCTTCAGCTCCTTTGCTATCAGGTCACCAACACATGCCTTGGTCACCGACCTCCCTCTGTCAGTGAAGGAGGAACTGGACCAGCCTCTGTCTCTGACACGGCTTTGTCGCAGTGCGGTGCGACACGTTCTCACTCGGAGAACAACTCGCTCCATTGCTCCTCTGGTTGATAAGCTGCCCTTGCCCTACTCCGTGAAGCAGTTTCTTATGCTGTCAGATGTCCTGCAGACACTTGCTGCCAGTAGGGGCTCTGGGATTTTTTAA